The Plantactinospora sp. KBS50 sequence GCACCGGCCGGGACCCGGCCCGCGGCCGGCAGCGACCCACCGGCCGGCGGCGACCGACCGGCCGGCGGCGACGCGCCGGTCGCCGCGGTCGAACCGGGGGTACGGCCGTGAGTACCGCGCTGCTCCCGCCGGCCACGCCGGCCCGGCGCACCGCCCCGCTGGCCCGGCGCAACCCGGTCGCCAAGGTGGCGGCCGGCCTGCTGCTGTCCGCGGTCCTGGTCGCCAGCCTGGACCCGGTGACGCCGGCGCTGGCCATCGCGGTCGAGCTGGCCGCCGTACCGGCGTTCGGGCTGCGCTACGCCGACCTGGTCCGGCGGGGCTGGCCGCTGCTGGTCAGCGTCGTGGGCCTGACCGGCACCCTCGTGCTGTTCGCCGCCGACCGGTCCGGCCCGGTGCTGGTCCGCCTCGGCCCGCTGGTGGTGACCGGCGGGGTGCTGATCGCGGCGCTCGGTCTCGGGCTGCGGCTGATCGCGGTGGCCCTGCCCGGCGTGCTGGTCTTCGCCAGCACCGACCCGACCGACCTGGCCGACGCCCTGATCCAGAACGTCCGCGCGCCGGCCCGGTTCGCCATCGGCACCCTCGCGGCGTTCCGCCTGGTGCCCCTGCTCGGCACGGAGTGGCAGCTGATCTCGATGGCCCGCCGGGCGCGCGGGGTGGACGCCGGGCGCAACCCGGTGGCCCGGGTACGGCTCTTCGTGTCCACGGCGTTCACCCTGCTGGTCGGCGCGATCCGCCGGGGTACCCGGCTGGCCGTCGCGATGGACGCACGCGGCTTCGACAGCAGGATCCCGCGCACGGTGGCCCGGCCGCAGCGCTTCGGGCCGGCGGACGCGTTCCTGGTGGCCGGCGCCGCCGCGCTGGCCGCCGCCGCAGTCACGGTGAGCGTGCTGGTCGGCACCTTCCGCCCGCTGCTGGGTTAGCGGTCAGGGGTTGGTGGTCCGCTCCCGCCGCCGGGTCGGCGCCGGTGTGCGGGCCGCCGGTCAGCTCGGCGGGACCGGGTTCGGCAGCGCGCCGCCGAACCGGCGGTCCCGCTGCGCGTACAGCTCGCAGGCGTACCACAGGTGCCGCCGGTCGAAGTCCGGCCAGAGCGTGTCCAGCACCACCAGTTCGGCGTACGCGGACTGCCACAGCAGGAAGTTGGAGAGTCGCTGCTCCCCGGACGGGCGCAGGAACAGGTCGACCTCGGGCACCTCGGGGTGGTAGAGGTGCCGCGCGATGGTCTTCTCGGTGATCCGGTCCGGATGCAGCCGGCCGGCCGCCACCTCCCGGGCTATCGCCGCGGTGGCGTCGGCGATCTCGGCCTGCCCGCCGTAGTTGACGCAGAACTGGAGGGTCAGCGTCGAGTTCTGCCGGGACATCTCCTCGGCGGTCTGGAGTTCGCTGATCACGCTCTTCCACAGCCGCCCGGTCCGGCCCGACCAGACCACCCGGACGCCGAGGTCGACGAGCTGGTCGCGGCGGCGCCGGATCACCTCGCGGTTGAACCCCATCAGGAACCGCACCTCGTCCGGCGACCGCCGCCAGTTCTCGGTGGAGAAGGCGTACGCCGACAGGTACGGGATGCCCAGCTCGATGGCGCCCTCGATGGTGTCGAAGAGGGAGAACTCCCCCGCCTCGTGCCCCTTGGTGCGCGGCAGGCCACGGTCCTTGGCCCACCGGCCGTTGCCGTCCATCACCACGGCCACGTGCCGCGGCAGGGCCTCGGCCGGCAGGGCCGGTGGGCGGGCGCCGGAGGGGTGCGGGGTGGGCGGCACCGGCTCGCGGTGCTCGCGCCGGGTCATGGATCGGATCACGTCGTCGCCCCCCTGCTCGTCTGGCCATCGGCCGATGGCCGCGGCCCGCCGGCCGGGCCGGGGGCACCTGGCCCGCGCTCCGGATCCGGAGCGCGGGAACCGCCGTCGGGGGCCGGCGACCGCCGTCCCCCGGTCGGCCCGGTACCGCGGTCCACCAGCGGCAGCGAGCGTAACCCCCGCTCCAGGTGCCATTGCAGGTGCGCCGCCACCAGGCCGCTGCACTCCCGCCGTACGCCCGGTTCCGCCGCGTCGGCGACCCGCCAGTCACCGCTGGTGAGCGCGGACATCAGGTCGATGGTGGCCGGCGCCGGGTGGGCCGCGCCGGGCGGCCGGCAGTCCCGGCAGACCGACCCGCCGGCCGGCACCGAGAACGCGCCGTGCCGCCCCGGCGTGCCGCAGACGGCGCAGGCCAGCAGCGCGGGCGACCAGCCGGCGTGGGCCATCCCGCGCAGCAGGTACGCGTCGAGCACCAGCGTGCTGGCGTGGGTGCCCTCGGCGAGCGCCCGCAGGGCACCCAGGGTCAGCAGGAAGAGCCGCAACGACGGTTCCCGTTCCACCGGGGTGAGCCGCTCCGCGGTCTCCGCGATCGCGCTGGCCGCCGTGTACCGGGGATAGTCGCCGAGGAACCGCTTGCCGTACAGGTCGATCCCCTCGACCTGGCTGACGGTGTGCAGCGGGCTGCCCACGTTGCCCTCGGGGTCCCCGGCCAGTTGCAGGTCGACGTGGCCGAACGGCTCCAGCCGGCCGCCGAACCGGGAACTGGTCCGCCGCACCCCCCGGGCCACGGCGCGCAGCCGGCCGTGCCGGCGGGTCAGCAGCGTGACGATCCGGTCCGACTCGCCGAGCTTCTGCCCGCGCAGCACCACCGCGTCGTCGCGGTAGAGCTGGCGGCGGTATCCGGGCACGTACCCCATTGTCCCCCGTCCCTCCCCGACCGGAGCTCAGGGTCCGCTCCGGGCCGCTTCCCTGGACTTCCCGGATGCGACGGCGACGTCCCGGCCCGTAGCGTTCCGGCCATGGGAACTCTCCGCAGCACCGCCGCCAGGGCCGGTGTCGCCATGCTGGTCACGGCGGCCGGTGTCGCGACGCTCGCCGCGATGACCGGTTGTTCCGCGCTGTCCGGGACCTCCCAGCGGCGGCTGGACTTCACCGACACCGAGCGGGCGACCTTCACCACCATCGTGATCAAACCCGGCGCCGGTGATGTGGCGGTGCGAACCGGCACGGTCGACGAGACCACCATCAAGCGGATCGTCCGGTACCGGGGCGACGAACCGGCGGACCCCGGCTACCGGGTCGACGGCTCGTCACTCCTGCTGATCACCGACTGCGGCCGGCTGTGCACCGTCTCGTACGAGGTGACGGCGCCCACCGGGGTCGCCGTCAGCGGCTCGTCGGGGTCCGGCGACATCGACCTGCGCGGGGTCTCCACCGTCGAGGTGGAACTCGGCTCCGGCAACGTGACCGTGCAGGACGCCAGCGGCGACGTCCAGGTGCGCACCGGCTCCGGGAACATCGCGGTCAGCCGGGCCGGGGGCGCGGTGGCCCTGTACGCCGGGTCCGGCACCGTCACCGGCACCGAACTGGGCGGCGGTGCGGTCCGCGCGCAGGCCGGCTCCGGCAACGTGGACCTCCGGCTGGCCACCGCCAACTCGGTGCAGGCCCGCTCCGGCTCCGGGTCCGTCCAGATCGCCGTTCCGCCGGACCACTACCGGGTGCACGCCGACAGCGGCTCGGGCAGCCGGGACGTGACGGTCACCGACGAACCGGCCGCGAGCCTGCTGATCGACGCCCGCACCGGCAGCGGCAACCTCTCGGTACGGCAGGGCTGAGCTCAGGGGCGTACCGGATCGGTCCCCACGTGGTCGCCCGCCCGCTGGGCCGGCGCGGTCCGGGCCGGCGCGGACGCCGACTCCGGGGTGTCCCGCGGCGCCGGAGCAGCCGCCGAGCGCGCGGGATCCCGCGGCGCGGGCGCGGCGGGCACCAGGACCGGCCGCCGGCCGGCGGCCAGGTCCTCCACCCAGCCGAACAGCAGCACCGCCACGGCCACCAGCAGCGCGACGGCGACCACGTGCAGCGCGAGGCCGACGGGCGTGTTGCGCTCCAGGTCGACGTGGGCGCCGAGGGCGGCCAGCGCGATCACGATCGGCATGTGCCAGAGGTAGATGGTCAGCGCCCGGCTGTTCAGCACGGTGACCGTCCGGTTCAGCACCGGCCGGCGGGCCAGCCAGGCGAAGCTGGCCGGCGCCAGGCCGAGCGCCAGCAGCACGAACCCGGCCGACCAGAGGGCGTTGCCGAGCGGGATGTCGTTCAGGTCGAACCCGCGCGGCCCCGGGTGGGTGTAGATCCAGCCCCCGCCGGCCGCGCAGAGCAGGCCGGCGATCAGCAGCAGCGACCGGCGGGACAGCCGGCGCAGCAGGCCGTCGTGGTGGGCGAAGCCGAGCAGCCAGGCGCCGAAGTACAGCCCGAACTCCCGGACCGGCTGGGGCGCCGCCGGCAGCGCGAACTCGACCACCGCCAGCAGCGCGTACGGGGCCAGCAGGGTGATCAGCGGGTAGCGGCGGAACAGCCAGAGCGCCAGCGGCGAGGCGAGCACGAACCACAGGTAGTCGCGCAGGTACCAGATCGCGCTCAGCGCCAGCGCCCCCCACCCGTTGGACGGCGCGTCGGCGATCGGGACGATCCACAGCAGCAGCCGCCACGACACCGGAAGTCCGGTGAGCAGCATCGCCGGGACGAACAAGGCGGCCAGCAGCCACAGCGACGGCAGCAGCCGGCGCAGCCGGCGACGCACCGCCACCGGACCGGCCCGGACGGGACCCCGTCCCGCCCGGTCGAGCGAGGCCGCCATGAGCGAACCGGCCAGCGCGAACATCACGGACATCGCGGGCAGGGCTATGGACAGAAAGGCCCAGGTGGTGGCGTGGTAACCGACGACGCGGACAATGGCAAGGAAACGGAGAAAGTCGAAATACCGGTTACGCATGACCCTGATCTGCGGCGGAACCTGGCCCCCACACCCAGGTTTGCGGACGGTTCGGCTTTTCTACCCTGGACGTGTCCGGACGAATTTCCAAGGGAGCGCCGGGACGCGTGAGATTTTCCACACCGGTGCCGCTCGGCCGGGCGGGTCCCGTCCGGCCGAGCGGATCCGCGGCGGTCAGGGCAGGTAGTAGTTCGGGTTCGGCAGCTTGAAGTTGCGGTCCGCGTGACCGCCCTCCAGGTCGCTGAACTGGTCGCCGAAATTGGCGACGATGTCGTATCCCAGTGATTCGATGTGTGCCCGGGTGGCCGACTTGTAGTGGATCGTCGTGCAGGAACCGTTCGGGTCGTCCGCACACGCGACCTGCAGATAGTCCGGGTAGTCGGCCACGGCCGGCTTGGTGAACAGGCCGTCCTCGCCGCCCGGCAGCGTGGTCGGCTTCGGGTAGCCGGCGTCCACCCCGACCCCGTCCGCGGTCAGGTTGCCGAGGGTGGCCTCCTCCTGCGCGGCCGGCCGGCCGGTCAGGTAGAAGACCGCGTATCCCTCCCGCTCGGCGGCCCGCACCAGGTCGACCATGCCGAACACCGCGGGGAAGCGCTGCTCGGTGACGAAGGTGGCGTTCGTGCCCGGGTTGTACGCCCAGTTGCTGTACAGCTCGTAGTTCCAGTTCAGCAGCGTGGTGTCGTCCACGTCCAGCACGATCGCCCGGGTCCCGGAGACGTGGTGCGGGCGGCTCAGCCAGCGCTTCGCGTCGGCCGCGACCGACCGGGCCTCCCTGGCGTAGTTGCCGTCCGGTGCCGCCACGCCGGTGCCGAGCGGGTCGCCGTAGTAGTTCCGGATCTGCTGCCGGAGCACGTCGATGTTGGTGATCTGCCGTTCGGACTTCGGCGTCCAGGTCCTGATCGCGGGCTGGGTGGAGACGGCGTACGCCGTGCCACCCCCGACCAGGGCCAGGGCGGCCAGGACCGCGGCTGCGACGAGGATGGACCGGCGCGAGGGGCGACGCCAGGAAATCACGGACACGATGAGCTTCCCATCGACGGGCCGATGATTGACCCAGGCAAACTAACCCCGCGGCCGCTCGCGCGCCAGCCGGGGGAACACACCGGCCGGCAGACCCCGGTGAGGGTCAGAAACCCAGCCGGCGCAGTTGCTTCGGATCCCGCTGCCAGTCCTTGGCCACCCGCACGTGCAGATCCAGGTAGACCCGGCTGCCGAGCAGTTCCTCGATCTCCCGCCGGGCCCGGATGCCGACGTCCTTGAGCCGGCTGGCCCGCGCGCCGATCACGATCGCCTTCTGGCTGGGCCGCTCGACGTACACGTCGGCGTAGATCTTCATGATCTCGCCCTCGGGGAACATCTCCTCGACGACCACCGCGATCGAGTGCGGCAACTCGTCCCGGACCCCCTCCAGGGCCGCCTCCCGGATCAGCTCGGCGACCAGCACCTGCTCCGGCTCGTCGGTGAGCATGTCGTCCGGGTAGAGCTGCGGCGAGTCCGGCAGGTACGTCGTCATGACGTCCACCAGCGTCTCCACCTGGTACCCGCTGACCGCGCTGACCGGCACCACCTCGGCGAAGTCGCCGAGGTCGGCCACGGCGCGCAACTGCTCCGCCAGCCGGCCGCGGTCCACCAGGTCGGCCTTGGTCACCACCGCGATGACGGTGGCCCGCAGCCCGCCCACCTCCTGCGAGATGAACCGGTCACCCCGACCGATCGACTCGTCCGCCGGGATGCACAGGCCGATCACGTCGACCTCGCTCCAGGTCTGCCGGACCAGGTCGTTCAGCCGCTCGCCGAGCAGCGTGCGCGGACGGTGCAGGCCGGGCGTGTCCACCAGCACGAGCTGCGATTCCGCCCGGTGCAGCACCCCCCGGATCACGTGCCGGGTGGTCTGCGGCTTGCTGGAGGTGATCGCGATCTTCTGCCCCACGATGGCGTTCGTCAGCGTGGACTTGCCGGCGTTGGGCCGACCCACGAAACACGCGAAACCGGCCCGGTAGCCCCGTCCGGTCCGCGCCGCCGAATCGCTCACGTACTGCCCGCCCTCTCCTGGCACGGCTCGCCGCGGCCGGACCGCGATCGGGACCGGACCTGCGAAATCACTCGACGACCGTGCCGAGCAGGGTACCGTCCGGCGCCGCGAGGTGGACCGGCGCCTCCGCGGACAGGTCGCGGACCGCCGCGAGGCCCGCGGCGTCCAGGGTCGAGGCCTCGGACACCACGGCGGCGGCCTCCAGCCGCACCGCACCGGCCGCGGCCGCCGACGCGGTGGCCAGTTGCAGGGCGGTCAGGGTCAGCGACGGCAGCGCGACCGTGGCCGCGGCGTACGTCCGCCCGTCCTGGTCGCGTACGGCGGCGCCCTCCACGGCGCCGACCCGGGCTCGGGCGCCGCGGGCCAGCACGACCAGCTTGCTGTCCTCGGCGGCCAGCTCCGGGGCGGGGCCGCCGTCGACTCCTACGGTGTCAGGCATCCGCATGCTGCCTTTCCTGGGCGCGGGTGGGATCGCTGTCGCCGCGGTCCGGCTCGGCCGGATCCTCGACGCGCCGGACGAGAACCGAGTCGATCCGGTTGCGCCGGCCGGTGGTGCCCTCGGCGAGCAGGCGCAGCCCGGCCACCTCCGCCTCGGCGCCGGGGATCGGCACCCGACCGAGCGCCTGGGCGAGCAGCCCGCCGACCGTCTCCACCTCGTCGGCGCTCAGCTCGGTGTCGAACAGTTCGCCCAGCGTCTCGACGGGCAACCGGGCGGTCACCCGGAAGGCGCCGTCGTCGAGCTGCTGCACCGGCGGCCGCTCGACGTCGTACTCGTCGGTGATCTCCCCGACGATCTCCTCAAGGATGTCCTCGATCGTGACCAGGCCGCCGGTCCCGCCGTACTCGTCAACGACGATGACCATGTGGGTGCGCGCGGCCTGCATCTCGGAGAGCAGGTCGTCCACCGGCTTGGACTCGGGCACGAAGGTGGCCGGGCGCATCAGTTCGGCCACCGGCAGTTCCCGGTCGCCGCCCTGGATGTGCCGGACGACATCCTTCAGGTACAGCAGGCCGAGCACGTCGTCGACGCTGTCCCCGATGACCGGGATGCGGGAGAAGCCGGAGCGCATGAAGAGGGCGAGCGCCTGGGAGAGCCGCTTGCGGCCCTCGATCCACACCATCTCGGTGCGCGGCACCATCACCTCGCGGGCGATCGTGTCGCCCAGCGCGAAGACCGAGTGGATCATCTGCCGCTCGCCGTGCTCGACCACCCCGCGCTGCTCGGCCAGGTCGACCAGTTCGCGCAGTT is a genomic window containing:
- a CDS encoding energy-coupling factor transporter transmembrane protein EcfT, which codes for MSTALLPPATPARRTAPLARRNPVAKVAAGLLLSAVLVASLDPVTPALAIAVELAAVPAFGLRYADLVRRGWPLLVSVVGLTGTLVLFAADRSGPVLVRLGPLVVTGGVLIAALGLGLRLIAVALPGVLVFASTDPTDLADALIQNVRAPARFAIGTLAAFRLVPLLGTEWQLISMARRARGVDAGRNPVARVRLFVSTAFTLLVGAIRRGTRLAVAMDARGFDSRIPRTVARPQRFGPADAFLVAGAAALAAAAVTVSVLVGTFRPLLG
- a CDS encoding isoprenyl transferase; this encodes MTRREHREPVPPTPHPSGARPPALPAEALPRHVAVVMDGNGRWAKDRGLPRTKGHEAGEFSLFDTIEGAIELGIPYLSAYAFSTENWRRSPDEVRFLMGFNREVIRRRRDQLVDLGVRVVWSGRTGRLWKSVISELQTAEEMSRQNSTLTLQFCVNYGGQAEIADATAAIAREVAAGRLHPDRITEKTIARHLYHPEVPEVDLFLRPSGEQRLSNFLLWQSAYAELVVLDTLWPDFDRRHLWYACELYAQRDRRFGGALPNPVPPS
- the recO gene encoding DNA repair protein RecO, producing MPGYRRQLYRDDAVVLRGQKLGESDRIVTLLTRRHGRLRAVARGVRRTSSRFGGRLEPFGHVDLQLAGDPEGNVGSPLHTVSQVEGIDLYGKRFLGDYPRYTAASAIAETAERLTPVEREPSLRLFLLTLGALRALAEGTHASTLVLDAYLLRGMAHAGWSPALLACAVCGTPGRHGAFSVPAGGSVCRDCRPPGAAHPAPATIDLMSALTSGDWRVADAAEPGVRRECSGLVAAHLQWHLERGLRSLPLVDRGTGPTGGRRSPAPDGGSRAPDPERGPGAPGPAGGPRPSADGQTSRGATT
- a CDS encoding DUF4097 family beta strand repeat-containing protein — protein: MGTLRSTAARAGVAMLVTAAGVATLAAMTGCSALSGTSQRRLDFTDTERATFTTIVIKPGAGDVAVRTGTVDETTIKRIVRYRGDEPADPGYRVDGSSLLLITDCGRLCTVSYEVTAPTGVAVSGSSGSGDIDLRGVSTVEVELGSGNVTVQDASGDVQVRTGSGNIAVSRAGGAVALYAGSGTVTGTELGGGAVRAQAGSGNVDLRLATANSVQARSGSGSVQIAVPPDHYRVHADSGSGSRDVTVTDEPAASLLIDARTGSGNLSVRQG
- a CDS encoding acyltransferase, producing the protein MRNRYFDFLRFLAIVRVVGYHATTWAFLSIALPAMSVMFALAGSLMAASLDRAGRGPVRAGPVAVRRRLRRLLPSLWLLAALFVPAMLLTGLPVSWRLLLWIVPIADAPSNGWGALALSAIWYLRDYLWFVLASPLALWLFRRYPLITLLAPYALLAVVEFALPAAPQPVREFGLYFGAWLLGFAHHDGLLRRLSRRSLLLIAGLLCAAGGGWIYTHPGPRGFDLNDIPLGNALWSAGFVLLALGLAPASFAWLARRPVLNRTVTVLNSRALTIYLWHMPIVIALAALGAHVDLERNTPVGLALHVVAVALLVAVAVLLFGWVEDLAAGRRPVLVPAAPAPRDPARSAAAPAPRDTPESASAPARTAPAQRAGDHVGTDPVRP
- a CDS encoding HAD family acid phosphatase, with translation MSVISWRRPSRRSILVAAAVLAALALVGGGTAYAVSTQPAIRTWTPKSERQITNIDVLRQQIRNYYGDPLGTGVAAPDGNYAREARSVAADAKRWLSRPHHVSGTRAIVLDVDDTTLLNWNYELYSNWAYNPGTNATFVTEQRFPAVFGMVDLVRAAEREGYAVFYLTGRPAAQEEATLGNLTADGVGVDAGYPKPTTLPGGEDGLFTKPAVADYPDYLQVACADDPNGSCTTIHYKSATRAHIESLGYDIVANFGDQFSDLEGGHADRNFKLPNPNYYLP
- the era gene encoding GTPase Era, whose translation is MSDSAARTGRGYRAGFACFVGRPNAGKSTLTNAIVGQKIAITSSKPQTTRHVIRGVLHRAESQLVLVDTPGLHRPRTLLGERLNDLVRQTWSEVDVIGLCIPADESIGRGDRFISQEVGGLRATVIAVVTKADLVDRGRLAEQLRAVADLGDFAEVVPVSAVSGYQVETLVDVMTTYLPDSPQLYPDDMLTDEPEQVLVAELIREAALEGVRDELPHSIAVVVEEMFPEGEIMKIYADVYVERPSQKAIVIGARASRLKDVGIRARREIEELLGSRVYLDLHVRVAKDWQRDPKQLRRLGF
- a CDS encoding cytidine deaminase, producing MPDTVGVDGGPAPELAAEDSKLVVLARGARARVGAVEGAAVRDQDGRTYAAATVALPSLTLTALQLATASAAAAGAVRLEAAAVVSEASTLDAAGLAAVRDLSAEAPVHLAAPDGTLLGTVVE
- a CDS encoding hemolysin family protein, which encodes MPDHLAPVSGGLPDGQLLAFGAALVVLAGLFAMTESALAVVSPARAGELAREGQRGARALQLVAADAVRHLNLLLLLRLLCELTATTLVALVAVDTFGAGWQAALTTASAMTVVSFVVVGVAPRTIGRQHAYAVGRAAAPVVRWLGRALNPLASLLILVGNAVTPGRGFREGPFATQVELRELVDLAEQRGVVEHGERQMIHSVFALGDTIAREVMVPRTEMVWIEGRKRLSQALALFMRSGFSRIPVIGDSVDDVLGLLYLKDVVRHIQGGDRELPVAELMRPATFVPESKPVDDLLSEMQAARTHMVIVVDEYGGTGGLVTIEDILEEIVGEITDEYDVERPPVQQLDDGAFRVTARLPVETLGELFDTELSADEVETVGGLLAQALGRVPIPGAEAEVAGLRLLAEGTTGRRNRIDSVLVRRVEDPAEPDRGDSDPTRAQERQHADA